In Oryza brachyantha chromosome 2, ObraRS2, whole genome shotgun sequence, a single window of DNA contains:
- the LOC107303664 gene encoding uncharacterized protein LOC107303664: MRMSRLSVAAAVILVMALMAMEVEGIRLDAETRAATSNQIMVNKSTENVPKDSVDSSLEAKRSIAGNEVRAVAHKLPEFHEDYYGPSDHTPRHH, encoded by the exons ATGAGGATGTCCAGGTTGTCAGTGGCTGCTGCTGTGATCTTGGTCATGGCACTGATGGCCATGGAGGTTGAAGGCATTCGTCTGGATGCAGAAACTCGTGCAGCAACCAGCAACCAGATAATGGTCAAT AAATCGACCGAGAATGTGCCCAAGGATTCTGTTGACTCATCACTCGAGGCCAAGAGAAGCATTGCTGGAAATGAAGTTAGGGCTGTAGCACACAAGCTGCCTGAGTTCCATGAGGACTACTATGGTCCTAGCGACCATACACCTAGACACCACTGA
- the LOC102703655 gene encoding uncharacterized protein LOC102703655 yields MALPVSLVRIAVVLLTVLPLCATQPGPAFHAPREFHKAAAPDRYGLVARRSIAEAPVVVNVTTNSSFVLAQERTYRKDPLNGFRKYTGGWNISEVHYMASVGYTAFPLFIIALIWFVLFFLVMLGICCKHCCCPHRSYTYSRVAYAVSLILLILFTCAAIVGCVMLYDGQGKFHKSTTTTLDFVVSQANFTVDNLNNLSDSLSAAKKIDIGQSFLPNDVQNQINEIQGKLNSSATELATRTTDNSNKLQKWLNKVRLALIIIAAVMLLLAFVGFLLSIFGMTFLVSILVVTGWILVTGTFILCGVFLLLHNAVADTCVSMEEWVAHPTEHTALDDIIPCVEPATANESLYRSKQVTFQLVNLVNQVITNVSNRNFPPQTPFFYFNQSGPLMPTLCNPFTADLNNRTCARGEVSLDNATQVWKSFECQTTTVSGTEICTTVGRVTPKILGQMAAGVSVSQGLYQYGPFLIQLEDCTFVRDTFTNINQNYCPGLERYSKWVYVGLVMVSSAVMLSLVFWVIYARERRHRAYSKQHGYPDKPPAAGADA; encoded by the exons ATGGCATTGCCGGTCTCCCTCGTCCGCATCGCGGTGGTTCTGCTCACCGTCCTGCCACTATGTGCGACGCAACCCGGTCCTGCCTTCCATGCTCCTCGCGAGTTCCACAAGGCAGCCGCCCCAG ATAGATATGGATTGGTGGCAAGAAGATCAATTGCTGAAGCACCTGTTGTTGTCAATGTCACTACAAATAGTTCCTTTGTCTTGGCGCAAGAGCGAACATATAGAAAAGACCCATTGAATGGATTCAGGAAATATACCGGCGGTTGGAATATTAGCGAAGTGCACTATATGGCT TCAGTTGGATACACAGCTTTTCCACTGTTCATCATTGCCTTGATTTGGTTTGTGCTGTTTTTTCTGGTTATGCTTGGAATTTGCTGCAAACATTGCTGCTGTCCACATCGCAGTTATACATACTCTCGGGTGGCATATGCCGTATCTCTGATACTTCTAATATTGTTCACTTGTGCTGCAAT TGTTGGATGTGTCATGCTGTACGATGGTCAGGGCAAGTTCCATAAAAGCACAACGACTACCTTGGATTTTGTTGTTAGCCAGGCGAATTTTACTGTCGATAACCTTAATAACTTATCTGATAGTTTATCTGCTGCAAAGAAGATTGACATAGGACAGTCCTTCTTGCCTAATGATGTGCAAAATCAGATCAATGAAATTCAAGGAAAGTTGAACTCATCAGCTACTGAACTTGCTACTAGAACTACCGATAATTCCAATAAGCTACAGAAATGGCTAAATAAAGT GCGGCTTGCTTTGATTATCATCGCAGCAGTAATGCTTCTTCTGGCATTTGTTGGCTTTT TGCTATCTATCTTTGGGATGACATTTCTTGTCTCTAT TTTGGTGGTTACCGGATGGATACTAGTCACTGGGACGTTTATCCTGTGTGGTGTCTTCCTCCTTCTGCATAA TGCTGTTGCAGATACTTGTGTTTCAATGGAGGAGTGGGTTGCTCATCCAACAGAACACACTGCTCTGGATGACATTATCCCCTGTGTTGAACCCGCTACAGCGAACGAATCCCTGTATAGAAGTAAGCAAGTCACATTCCAGCTGGTGAATTTGGTCAACCAAGTAATCACCAACGTGTCCAATAGAAACTTCCCTCCACAAACTCCTTTCTTCTACTTCAACCAGTCGGGGCCACTGATGCCGACGCTCTGCAACCCATTCACGGCTGACCTGAACAACCGGACTTGCGCCAGAGGAGAGGTTTCCCTGGACAACGCAACCCAG GTTTGGAAGAGCTTCGAATGCCAAACTACGACGGTGTCAGGAACCGAGATATGCACAACCGTGGGCCGTGTTACCCCGAAGATCTTGGGTCAGATGGCGGCGGGAGTGAGCGTGAGCCAGGGGCTGTATCAGTATGGCCCTTTCCTGATTCAGCTGGAGGACTGCACTTTTGTGCGCGACACCTTCACTAACATCAACCAGAACTACTGCCCTGGGCTGGAGAGGTACAGCAAGTGGGTGTACGTCGGCCTGGTGATGGTCTCGTCGGCCGTGATGCTCTCCCTCGTCTTCTGGGTGATCTACGCGAGGGAGCGGCGCCACCGTGCGTACAGCAAGCAGCACGGCTACCCGGACAagccgccggcggctggcgcCGACGCTTGA
- the LOC102703371 gene encoding shugoshin-1-like, whose product MAAAAGAAARGGSIPGSKAGGHGLRSPGKPVALADITNTGRPNPPGSVHAVADVLKENAKLRHLLAERTKVIEVSKIEMQKIRLALHAMQQKNLQLVQANSQMLTELNQGKDRLKLLQHELACTTAVLKAKDSELEGKKFKPSKRAQAEARQKAAAAVPSYTNCQEPTQDKTTKRHTNKRKSESCEVTKDANTVQHSCRPHKQSSGSLHDDDPRKTLRRRSARLNPASFEITEVSCDTFHEDATVPLFHSSSNVPNQQEPNAGKDMRTSLQNELLCDAIAQVEAPELKKNERNMHMQKEVHLEEEMQEAGSRVAGVEADKFDIEDSKPPQDRGTKRKSMRIDANKRKLESCEDRMASNKEDCKPLQHEEKRTRRKSSRLDSGPCEVSNETSEIVQEDKVAPSAHPSSKVLIEQTKNDMQNGCSSSTNPSEELVIGRRSSVGRPSRRAAEKIVSYREVPLNVKMRRS is encoded by the exons atggcggccgcTGCAG gagcggcggcgcgcggtggcTCGATCCCGGGTAGCAAGGCCGGCGGCCACGGGCTTCGGTCGCCGGGGAAACCCGTCGCGCTGGCCGACATCACCAACACCGGGAGGCCCAACCCTCCCGGATCcgtccacgccgtcgccgacgtcctcAAG GAGAACGCCAAGCTGCGTCATCTGCTCGCTGAGAGAAC TAAGGTAATTGAAGTAAGCAAAATTGAGATGCAGAAGATCCGCCTTGCACTGCATGCCATGCAACAGAAGAACCTGCAACTCGTGCAGGCTAATTCGCAGATGTTGACG GAACTAAATCAAGGAAAAGATAGA CTTAAGTTATTGCAACATGAACTTGCTTGCACAACAGCCGTGCTCAAAGCAAAGGATTCTGAACTGGAG GGGAAAAAGTTCAAGCCTTCCAAACGTGCACAAGCTGAGGCTCGTCAAAAGGCAGCAG CAGCTGTACCATCTTATACTAACTGTCAAGAGCCCACCCAGGATAAAACAACCAAGAG GCACACAAATAAGCGGAAGTCAGAATCATGTGAAGTTACAAAGGATGCCAACACGGTGCAACATAGTTGCAGACCTCACAAGCAATCTAGTGGGTCATTGCATGATGATGATCCAAG AAAAACTCTACGGAGAAGGTCTGCTAGATTGAACCCTGCATCTTTTGAGATCACCGAAGTCTCTTGTGATACCTTTCATGAGGATGCCACCGTTCCTTTGTTTCATTCTAGTTCTAATGTTCCAAATCAGCAGGAACCAAATGCTGGAAAAGATATG AGGACATCATTGCAAAATGAACTTCTGTGTGATGCCATCGCACAAGTAGAGGCTCCAGAACTCAAG aaaaatgagagaaatATGCACATGCAAAAGGAAGTGCATCTGGAG GAGGAGATGCAAGAAGCAGGCTCCAGGGTTGCTGGAGTTGAGGCGGATAAATTTGATATTGAGGATTCTAAGCCACCACAAGACAGAGGCACCAAGAG AAAATCAATGCGTATTGATGCAAATAAACGGAAGCTGGAATCATGTGAGGATCGAATGGCCTCAAACAAAGAGGACTGCAAACCACTCCAGCATGAAGAGAAGAG AACAAGGAGAAAATCATCAAGACTGGATTCTGGACCTTGTGAGGTCTCAAATGAAACTTCTGAGATTGTCCAGGAAGATAAAGTTGCCCCTTCTGCTCATCCAAGTTCAAAAGTTTTGATTGAGCAGACCAAAAATGATATGCAAAACGGCTGCAGTTCCTCGACCAACCCTTCTGAAGAGCTGGTGATAGGGAGAAGATCTTCAGTCGGGAGGCCCTCAAGACGGGCAGCAGAAAAGATAGTCTCCTACAGGGAGGTTCCCTTGAATGTTAAGATGCGACGATCCTAA
- the LOC121053587 gene encoding uncharacterized protein LOC121053587: MAAAATTTRRPSGPVLSAAHYRSASPTRVKLAARAGGGGGGGAHASVSVSSLGRRSCMCSPTNHPGSFRCSLHKEQKRSGVHGQRKAPASPPSPPTSPPAPGPGRLQAGAKRMGSALVRIGAVESGQWARRALAATVRPSPAAQQAQHRRRVGGFRPRPSRLSAVSMAGDRAGDN; encoded by the coding sequence atggcggcggcggcgaccaccacGAGGCGGCCGAGCGGGCCGGTCCTCTCGGCCGCGCACTACCGGTCCGCGTCCCCCACGCGTGTCAAGCTCGCTGcgagggccggcggcggaggaggaggaggagcgcacGCGTCCGTCAGCGTCTCTTCGCTGGGGCGGCGCTCCTGCATGTGCTCGCCGACCAACCACCCGGGGTCGTTCCGGTGCAGCCTCCACAAGGAGCAGAAGCGGAGCGGCGTCCACGGGCAGCGCAAggcgccggcctccccgccgtcCCCCCCGACCAGCCCGCCGGCCCCGGGTCCCGGCAGGCTGCAGGCGGGCGCGAAGCGGATGGGCAGCGCGCTGGTGCGGATCGGCGCCGTGGAGAGCGGCCAGTGGGCGCGCCgggcgctcgccgccaccgtccgcCCCTCCCCCGCGGCGCAGCAGGCGCAGCACCGGAGACGCGTCGGCGGGTTCCGCCCCCGCCCCAGCCGCCTCTCCGCCGTCTCCATGGCCGGCGACCGCGCCGGCGACAACTGA